TCCGCCGCCGCGTCGGCGCGGCTCAGCGCGCGGTGGCGACCTCGTCGAGGTCGTCGTCCTCGTGCAGGTCGTCGTGCTCGTGCACGTGCGGCAGGCCGAGCTCGTGCGCCCGCTCGTGCTCCTCGCGCGCCGCGATCCGGGCCGCGATGCGCGCCTGCACCTCGGGCCGGCGCAGCGGCGGCACGGTCGCGGGCGGCTGACGGCGTGCGGGCAGCTCGTCGAGCAGCCGCGCGGTGATCGCCGCGATCTCGGCCACGGCCGCCTCGAACGGGTCGCGCGTCGCGTCGCTGACCGTCTGGACGCCCGTGACCTTCCGCACGTACTGGCGGGCGGCCGCCTCGATCTCCTCGGTGGTCGCGGGCGGCTCGAGCCCGCGCAGCGTCGTGATGTTCCGGCACATGCGCCCGACGCTACGCCGCGCGTCCGACGCGCGCCTCGAGGTCGAGCAGCGCCTGCTTCGCCGCGTCCCCGCCCGCGTACCGGCCGGGGCTCCCGTCGGACCGGACGACCCGGTGGCACGGCACGACGAGCGGGACGGGGTTGAGTGCGCACGCCGTGCCGACCGCCCGGACCGCGCGAGGGCTGCCCGCCGACGCGGCGACCTGCGCGTACGACGCGGTCCGGCCGTACGGGATGTCGGGCAGGTGCTCGACGACGGACCGCCGGAACCCGGCGGTGAGCCGCAGGTCGACCGGGACGTCGAACGTGTGCCGGGCGCCCGTGAAGTACTCGTCGAGCTCGCGCGCGACGTCGTCGAGCGCGCCCGGCGCCTCCAGGACGCGCGGGCTGACCCGTGCGGCGAGGTCCTGCAGCACCGCGTCGTGGTCCTGCACGGCGAACGCCACCCGGACGACGCCCGCGGGCGTGCGTGCCAGCAGCAGCGGGCCGACCGGGCTGTCGACCGTCCGGTAGGCGACGTCGAGCAGGCCGTCCGCGGCCGCCCGGGCCACGAGCACGTCGTGCAGCCGCGACAGGTCCTCCCCCGTCGCCGTCCCCCGTGCGTGCGTCATCACGACTCTCCCTCCTCCGCGAAGCGCGGGTACGTCCGGCGCAGGGTCGCCACCCCGTCGGCGGCCGCGCGTCGTGCCGCGGCGGCCGTCCCGCCGAGGACGGCGGCGACCTCCTCGTAGGGCAGGCCGCCGAGGTGGTGGTAGGTCACCGACCGGCGCTGCTTGTCGGGAAGCGCCGCCAGCGCCGCCCACAGGTCGAGGTCACGGCCGCCGTCGGGCGCCGCGTGCTCGGGCAGGTCCGCGACCGGCACGGCCTGACGGGCGGTGCGCCGCACGACGTCGATCGAGCGCCGCCGCGCGATCGTCACCAGCCAGGCCTCGACGTTCGCGTCCGCCGGCAGGTCCGGGTAGGCGCGCAGCGCCGACAGGAACGTCTCGGACCACGCGTCGTCCGCGTCGACGGTGCCGAGCACCGCCCGGCACACGCGCAGCACCGTCGCGCCGTGCTCGACGACGACCCGCTCGAACGGTTGCTTCACGCCCACAGTGTGCAGACGCACGGGCGGTCGCGGGTGTGAGGTGTCCCCGGCAGGTCAGCGTGTCAGGCACAGTGGGGTCATGACGAACCTCGAGGTGCGCCCGGAGGAGGCGCTGTGCGAGGCGCTCGGCATGCGCGGACCCGTCGCCGAGCTGCACGAGGCCCGGGAGGTCCCGCTCGGCGGCGTGCGGGCCATGCAGGTGCGCCGGACGCTCCCGCAGCGCGCGCTCCCGATGGTCGGCGCGTGGTGCTTCCTCGACGAGATGGGCCCGCAGGACGTCGACATGCGCGTGCTGCCGCACCCGCACACCGCGCTGCAGACCGTGACGTGGCCGCTCGTCGGCGACATCCTGCACCGGGACTCGGTCGGGTCCGAGGCCGTCGTCCGGCCCGGCCAGCTCAACCTCATGACCGCGGGCCACGGCGTCGCGCACTCCGAGTTCACGCTCGGCGACGCGGCACCGCTGCACGGCGTCCAGCTGTGGGTCGCGCTCCCCGACGCCGTCGCCGACGGTGCGCGGTCGTTCGAGCAGGTCACGGACCTGCCCGTGTGGGAGGCGCCCGGCACGCGCGCCACGGTCTTCGTCGGCGGGATCGACGGTGCGCGGTCACGTGCCCGCGTGCACACGCCGCTGCTCGGGGCCGACGTCGTCGTCGATCCCGGCCACGACGTCGTGCTGCCGCTCGAGCGCGGGTTCGAGCACGCCGTCCTGATGCTCGGCGGCCGGGCCGCCGTCGCGGGCGTGGACGTCGCACCGGGTCCCCTGCTCTACCTGGGCGACGGTCGCGACGAGGTCGCCGTGCGGGCCGGAGCCGACGGCGCGCGCCTC
The sequence above is a segment of the Cellulomonas fimi genome. Coding sequences within it:
- a CDS encoding methylated-DNA--[protein]-cysteine S-methyltransferase, translated to MTHARGTATGEDLSRLHDVLVARAAADGLLDVAYRTVDSPVGPLLLARTPAGVVRVAFAVQDHDAVLQDLAARVSPRVLEAPGALDDVARELDEYFTGARHTFDVPVDLRLTAGFRRSVVEHLPDIPYGRTASYAQVAASAGSPRAVRAVGTACALNPVPLVVPCHRVVRSDGSPGRYAGGDAAKQALLDLEARVGRAA
- a CDS encoding RNA polymerase sigma factor, producing the protein MKQPFERVVVEHGATVLRVCRAVLGTVDADDAWSETFLSALRAYPDLPADANVEAWLVTIARRRSIDVVRRTARQAVPVADLPEHAAPDGGRDLDLWAALAALPDKQRRSVTYHHLGGLPYEEVAAVLGGTAAAARRAAADGVATLRRTYPRFAEEGES
- a CDS encoding pirin family protein, which produces MTNLEVRPEEALCEALGMRGPVAELHEAREVPLGGVRAMQVRRTLPQRALPMVGAWCFLDEMGPQDVDMRVLPHPHTALQTVTWPLVGDILHRDSVGSEAVVRPGQLNLMTAGHGVAHSEFTLGDAAPLHGVQLWVALPDAVADGARSFEQVTDLPVWEAPGTRATVFVGGIDGARSRARVHTPLLGADVVVDPGHDVVLPLERGFEHAVLMLGGRAAVAGVDVAPGPLLYLGDGRDEVAVRAGADGARLMLLGGEPFAHDLVMWWNFVGRTHADVAAARAAWESPDAADRFGSVVGHGPERIPAPALPNVRLQPRRRRPRPERP
- a CDS encoding DUF2277 domain-containing protein translates to MCRNITTLRGLEPPATTEEIEAAARQYVRKVTGVQTVSDATRDPFEAAVAEIAAITARLLDELPARRQPPATVPPLRRPEVQARIAARIAAREEHERAHELGLPHVHEHDDLHEDDDLDEVATAR